The proteins below are encoded in one region of Chitinophagaceae bacterium:
- a CDS encoding DUF5110 domain-containing protein, with protein sequence MRTKWLPAIILFFCAFIFATNNTAAQQNYVKLNDGIIVKIKSPARSSVKMLKVQVVSDHILHITASPADSFFSDKSLMVVEIVRPAVNWDVKEADGLIVLSTKAVNVNISAVTGEISFTDKEGKIILQETKGGGKSFTGTTLDGEQSYIIRQAFAGDEKEALYGLGQHQAGVFNYKGTQVLLSQYNTEVAVPFMTSSKNYGILWDNNSITKSIDTREYEQLSTLKLFSKEGDQGWLTATYYDKKDPSKVVTTRPESLIDYSYIPSLRNLPDAVILEKVTVTWEGFIQSGFSGEHIFNIRSAGYAKIYIDGKLLANRWRQGWNPGTELIRINLEKGTKHSFKIEWDPTSGESFISCHWLKPLQGNEKNEFAFESEAGDQINYYFIKGNNIDEVISGYRELTGKATMMPKWAMGFWQSRERYKTQDEIINTVAEFRKRKIPIDNIVLDWSYWEEDKWGSHEFDKTRFPDAAGMIKTLHEKYKTQLMISVWAKFYEGIPNYKKLNDSGWIYKRNVANRQRDWIGKGYLSSFYDPYHPGARKMFWDMMNTSLFSKGIDAWWMDATEPDVTSNLSPQQRKEFSGPNYFGSSTKNFNAFSLVNAQGVYEGQRKADSSKRVFILTRSAYASLQRYAAVTWSGDIGSRWEDFKNQIPAGLNFSMSGMPYWTTDIGGFAVEPRYENAKGKDLDEWREQTTRWYQYGVFCPIFRVHGQFPYREIYNIAPDDHPAYKSMLYYNKLRYRLMPYIYSLVGKTYHDNYTIMRGLPMDFGTDEKVKNIADQFMFGPSILVNPVYEYEKRNREVYLPNANGWYDFYTGKFLEGGQTITADAPYETLPLYIKEGSIIPVGPELQYTSEKSADPITLFVYTGKDASFTLYEDENLNYNYEKGAFSQIVFSYDEGTGTLTISDRTGSFNGKLKNRTFKIVWISKEKPGVMNFESKTDKTVKYSGRKLVVTLK encoded by the coding sequence ATGCGTACGAAATGGTTACCTGCCATCATTCTTTTTTTCTGTGCCTTTATTTTTGCAACTAATAATACAGCAGCACAACAGAATTATGTTAAACTCAATGATGGTATTATCGTAAAAATAAAATCTCCTGCACGAAGCAGTGTGAAGATGTTGAAAGTGCAGGTAGTTTCAGATCATATCCTGCACATAACCGCAAGCCCGGCAGATTCATTTTTTTCTGATAAAAGTCTGATGGTTGTAGAAATAGTAAGACCAGCTGTAAACTGGGATGTGAAAGAAGCAGATGGTTTGATTGTTTTATCAACAAAAGCTGTGAATGTAAATATCTCAGCTGTTACGGGTGAAATTAGTTTTACAGATAAAGAAGGAAAAATAATTTTACAGGAAACAAAAGGAGGAGGCAAATCATTTACAGGAACAACGCTGGATGGTGAGCAATCCTATATCATCCGTCAGGCATTTGCCGGCGATGAGAAAGAAGCATTGTATGGACTTGGACAGCACCAGGCAGGCGTATTTAATTATAAAGGAACACAGGTATTACTTTCACAGTATAATACAGAAGTGGCTGTTCCTTTTATGACCTCCAGTAAGAACTATGGAATACTGTGGGACAATAATTCCATTACCAAATCAATTGATACAAGGGAGTATGAACAGTTGTCAACATTAAAACTCTTTTCAAAAGAAGGTGATCAGGGTTGGTTAACGGCAACCTACTATGATAAAAAGGATCCTTCAAAAGTTGTAACCACGAGACCTGAATCATTAATTGATTACAGTTATATCCCTTCACTTAGAAATCTTCCTGATGCTGTGATACTCGAAAAAGTGACTGTTACATGGGAAGGTTTTATTCAAAGCGGATTCAGCGGTGAACATATTTTTAATATACGTTCAGCCGGATATGCAAAAATTTATATCGATGGAAAACTTTTAGCAAACCGATGGAGACAGGGATGGAACCCCGGTACAGAGTTGATCAGGATCAACCTGGAAAAAGGAACAAAGCATTCGTTTAAAATTGAATGGGATCCAACATCAGGTGAATCATTTATTTCCTGTCATTGGTTAAAACCGTTGCAGGGTAATGAAAAAAATGAATTTGCATTTGAATCAGAAGCAGGTGATCAGATCAATTATTATTTCATCAAAGGAAATAATATCGATGAAGTGATCAGTGGATACAGGGAACTCACAGGTAAAGCAACCATGATGCCGAAATGGGCAATGGGCTTCTGGCAAAGCAGGGAACGTTATAAAACACAGGATGAAATTATTAACACGGTTGCAGAATTCCGGAAGCGCAAGATCCCGATTGATAATATTGTACTTGACTGGAGTTATTGGGAAGAAGATAAATGGGGCAGTCATGAATTTGACAAAACCCGTTTCCCGGATGCTGCAGGAATGATAAAAACTTTACATGAAAAGTACAAGACACAGCTGATGATTTCGGTATGGGCAAAATTTTATGAAGGAATCCCTAACTATAAAAAACTAAATGATAGCGGATGGATTTATAAACGTAACGTGGCGAACAGGCAAAGGGATTGGATTGGCAAAGGATATTTATCAAGTTTTTACGATCCTTATCACCCCGGTGCCAGAAAGATGTTTTGGGATATGATGAATACAAGCCTTTTTTCAAAAGGAATAGATGCATGGTGGATGGATGCAACGGAACCTGATGTTACCAGTAACCTTTCACCGCAGCAACGAAAAGAATTCAGCGGACCAAATTATTTCGGTTCATCAACGAAAAACTTCAATGCCTTTTCACTGGTCAATGCACAGGGTGTTTATGAAGGCCAACGAAAAGCTGATAGCAGCAAAAGAGTATTTATTCTTACAAGGTCAGCATATGCTAGCCTGCAACGCTATGCAGCAGTAACATGGAGCGGTGATATTGGAAGCCGCTGGGAAGATTTTAAAAATCAAATTCCTGCAGGGTTGAATTTCAGTATGTCGGGTATGCCTTACTGGACAACTGATATTGGTGGTTTTGCAGTTGAGCCAAGATATGAAAATGCAAAAGGAAAAGATTTAGATGAGTGGAGGGAGCAGACAACACGCTGGTATCAGTATGGTGTGTTCTGTCCGATATTCAGGGTACATGGTCAGTTTCCTTACCGTGAAATTTATAATATAGCACCCGATGATCATCCTGCATACAAAAGCATGCTCTATTATAATAAGCTGCGTTACCGGTTGATGCCATACATCTATTCTTTAGTTGGAAAAACATACCACGATAATTATACCATCATGCGTGGCCTGCCAATGGATTTTGGTACAGATGAAAAAGTAAAAAATATTGCTGATCAGTTTATGTTCGGCCCCTCAATTCTTGTCAACCCTGTGTATGAGTATGAAAAAAGAAACCGTGAAGTGTATTTGCCAAATGCAAATGGGTGGTATGATTTCTATACAGGTAAATTCCTGGAAGGTGGACAAACAATCACAGCAGATGCTCCTTACGAAACATTACCCTTGTATATAAAGGAAGGATCAATCATTCCTGTTGGGCCAGAGTTACAGTATACAAGTGAAAAGTCTGCCGATCCCATTACTTTATTTGTTTACACTGGAAAGGATGCTTCTTTTACACTGTATGAAGATGAGAATCTCAACTACAATTATGAGAAGGGAGCTTTCTCTCAAATTGTTTTTTCTTACGATGAAGGGACAGGTACACTGACAATAAGTGACAGAACAGGAAGCTTTAACGGAAAGCTGAAAAACAGGACATTTAAAATTGTATGGATCAGTAAAGAAAAACCTGGTGTAATGAATTTCGAAAGCAAGACTGATAAAACAGTAAAATATTCGGGCAGGAAGTTAGTTGTGACTTTAAAATAG
- a CDS encoding TolB family protein encodes MNKLIIIIGLLLNATISMAQNPVGDFSNHADIGNPKLKGAAAFNVSEQSYHLKGAGYNIWFGRDEFHYAYNKIKGDFILTANFKLIGKGVDPHRKIGWMVRASEGDDAAHMTATVHGDGMIAMQWRRMRGAHMRDPQDEIFTKKNETEIVQLERLGKVFIMRVAHPGEPLQEIGRTDAVEMPDEVLAGIFMCSHNPDVLEEGEAWNVRIEQTVPDTHNGYTDGILGSRMEIMNVFDGKRKVIYEDKGRFEAPNWMPDGNSLLFNQGGSIYTLPLTGGKPTVLNTGNAKRNNNDHVISFDGKMLGISSHRDGMSGGGSTVYYLPLTGGEPKIVTDSTPSYLHGWSKDGKDVVYTAQRILKSSVYNIYKKPINGGAEVQLTNLTKGLADGPEYSPDGKYIYYNCTISGTMQLWRMKTDGSEQTQLTFDEYNNWFAHISPDNKWIAFLSFPNTIDPTDHPFYKRVMLRLMPVSGGAPKVIAYLYGGQGTINTPSWSPDSKRIAFVSNNGSIK; translated from the coding sequence ATGAATAAACTAATTATCATCATCGGTTTACTTTTAAATGCAACTATTTCTATGGCTCAAAATCCAGTAGGCGATTTCAGTAATCATGCTGATATTGGTAATCCGAAATTAAAAGGAGCCGCAGCGTTTAATGTCTCTGAGCAAAGCTATCATCTCAAAGGTGCCGGTTATAATATCTGGTTTGGAAGAGATGAGTTTCACTATGCATACAATAAAATCAAAGGCGACTTTATACTTACTGCTAATTTTAAACTGATTGGTAAGGGCGTTGATCCTCATCGCAAAATTGGATGGATGGTGAGAGCCAGTGAAGGCGATGATGCTGCACACATGACAGCAACTGTACATGGTGATGGAATGATTGCTATGCAATGGCGCAGAATGCGTGGAGCTCATATGCGTGACCCGCAGGATGAAATTTTCACAAAAAAGAATGAAACAGAAATCGTACAACTTGAGAGGCTGGGGAAAGTATTCATCATGCGTGTTGCACATCCCGGAGAACCTTTGCAGGAAATTGGAAGAACAGATGCTGTTGAAATGCCCGATGAAGTACTCGCTGGAATTTTTATGTGCAGCCATAATCCGGATGTGCTGGAAGAGGGTGAGGCATGGAATGTACGTATTGAACAAACTGTACCTGATACACATAATGGATATACGGATGGGATACTGGGCAGCAGAATGGAAATTATGAATGTATTTGATGGTAAACGAAAAGTAATCTATGAAGATAAAGGAAGATTTGAAGCTCCGAACTGGATGCCTGATGGAAACAGTTTACTGTTTAACCAGGGTGGCAGTATTTATACCTTACCCTTGACCGGGGGTAAACCAACTGTATTGAATACTGGAAATGCAAAAAGGAATAATAATGATCATGTAATTTCTTTTGATGGAAAAATGCTTGGAATCTCATCACACAGGGATGGCATGTCTGGTGGAGGAAGCACTGTTTATTATTTGCCATTAACTGGTGGAGAACCAAAAATAGTTACCGACAGTACTCCATCTTATCTGCATGGCTGGAGTAAAGACGGGAAGGATGTTGTTTACACTGCACAACGGATTTTGAAAAGCTCTGTATATAATATTTATAAAAAACCAATTAATGGTGGTGCGGAAGTACAACTTACAAATCTCACAAAAGGGTTAGCTGATGGGCCAGAGTATTCACCCGATGGAAAATACATTTATTACAATTGTACCATCAGCGGAACAATGCAGTTATGGCGAATGAAAACTGATGGCAGTGAACAAACACAATTAACCTTTGATGAGTATAACAACTGGTTTGCTCATATCAGTCCCGATAATAAATGGATTGCTTTTTTATCTTTCCCCAATACAATCGACCCAACGGATCATCCGTTTTACAAAAGAGTCATGTTGCGGTTAATGCCAGTTAGTGGTGGTGCGCCAAAAGTTATTGCTTATTTGTATGGCGGACAGGGAACAATCAATACGCCGAGCTGGAGCCCGGATAGTAAGAGAATTGCATTTGTAAGTAACAACGGATCAATTAAATGA